The Corynebacterium jeddahense genome has a window encoding:
- a CDS encoding IS3 family transposase: MDCPDCQADTWCGNRWRYIPSLSRKATSGDNARTEGFFGTMKQELLKGRPVVSTMTVAQMRDYIDSYIDFYINTRLKSTLGEGYTTIAEHRKALSA, from the coding sequence TTGGATTGCCCCGACTGCCAGGCCGATACATGGTGCGGCAACCGGTGGCGATACATCCCGTCACTGTCGCGCAAAGCCACCAGCGGCGACAACGCGCGCACCGAAGGCTTCTTCGGCACGATGAAACAAGAACTGCTCAAAGGCAGGCCTGTGGTGTCGACGATGACGGTGGCGCAAATGCGCGACTATATTGATTCCTACATCGACTTCTACATCAACACACGATTGAAGTCGACACTCGGCGAGGGCTACACCACCATCGCCGAGCACCGCAAGGCACTGAGTGCATAA
- the thrC gene encoding threonine synthase gives MDYISTRDAQASARSFTDILLTGLSPDGGLFMPAVYPTITPELLDDWRALLASDGYAALAAEVLKLYVDDIPPRELEEIAKRAYRTPVFADEEIVPVTRLTDGLYIAHLSEGPTAAFKDMAMQLLGELFEYELGRRGEEINILGATSGDTGSSAEYAMRGRDNIRVFMLTPAGRMTPFQQAQMFGLDDPNIFNIALDGVFDDCQDVVKEVNADAAFKSKYAIGAVNSINFARLLAQVVYYIAAYLKVTETNDERVSFCVPTGNFGNVCAGHIAKQMGLPIDQLIVATNENDVLHEFFTTGEYRPRSAAETHATSSPSMDISKASNFERMLFDATLRDSTVTAELFGVKVKEGGFGADDLGEEVLARIRGEFGFRSGTSTHADRVATIKRVYDEYGVLVDPHTADGIGVATQCAGDVDTPIVVLETALPVKFADTIAEAIGQAPEAPERFAGIMGAERHVVDLPNDAERVKEFIADAIESTDV, from the coding sequence GTGGATTACATCTCAACGCGCGACGCGCAGGCCAGTGCCCGCTCCTTCACGGACATTCTGCTCACGGGCTTAAGCCCCGACGGTGGCCTCTTCATGCCGGCGGTGTACCCGACGATAACGCCCGAGCTTCTCGACGACTGGCGCGCGCTGCTCGCCAGTGACGGCTACGCGGCCCTCGCCGCGGAGGTGCTCAAGCTTTACGTCGACGACATCCCGCCGCGCGAGCTGGAGGAGATTGCGAAGCGGGCGTACCGCACGCCGGTGTTCGCCGACGAGGAGATCGTGCCTGTCACGCGCCTGACGGACGGCTTGTACATCGCGCACCTGTCCGAGGGCCCGACCGCCGCGTTCAAGGACATGGCGATGCAGCTGCTCGGCGAGCTGTTCGAGTACGAGCTCGGCCGGCGCGGGGAGGAGATCAACATCCTCGGCGCCACCTCAGGCGACACGGGATCTTCCGCGGAGTACGCCATGCGTGGTCGCGACAACATCCGCGTGTTCATGCTCACCCCGGCTGGCCGCATGACCCCGTTCCAGCAGGCGCAGATGTTCGGCCTCGACGACCCGAACATCTTCAATATCGCGCTCGACGGCGTCTTCGACGACTGCCAGGACGTGGTCAAGGAAGTCAACGCCGACGCCGCGTTCAAGTCGAAGTACGCCATCGGCGCAGTGAACTCCATCAACTTCGCGCGCCTGCTCGCGCAGGTGGTCTACTACATCGCCGCGTACCTCAAGGTCACCGAGACGAACGACGAGCGCGTCTCGTTCTGCGTGCCCACCGGCAACTTCGGCAACGTGTGCGCCGGGCACATCGCGAAGCAGATGGGCCTGCCGATCGACCAGCTCATCGTGGCCACGAACGAGAACGACGTTCTCCACGAGTTCTTCACCACCGGCGAGTACCGCCCGCGCTCGGCCGCCGAGACGCACGCGACGTCCTCGCCGTCGATGGACATCTCCAAGGCCTCGAACTTCGAGCGGATGCTTTTCGACGCCACGCTGCGCGACTCCACTGTCACCGCCGAGCTGTTCGGCGTGAAGGTCAAGGAGGGCGGCTTCGGCGCGGACGACCTCGGCGAGGAGGTCCTCGCCCGGATCCGCGGCGAGTTCGGGTTCCGCTCCGGCACGTCCACGCACGCCGACCGCGTGGCCACGATCAAGCGCGTGTACGACGAGTACGGTGTGCTCGTGGATCCGCACACGGCGGACGGGATCGGCGTCGCAACGCAGTGCGCTGGCGACGTCGACACCCCGATCGTCGTGCTGGAAACGGCGCTGCCGGTGAAGTTCGCCGACACGATCGCGGAGGCGATCGGGCAGGCCCCCGAGGCGCCGGAGCGCTTCGCGGGCATCATGGGCGCCGAGCGCCACGTGGTGGACCTGCCGAACGACGCGGAGCGCGTCAAGGAGTTCATCGCCGACGCCATCGAATCCACGGACGTTTAG
- a CDS encoding IS3 family transposase, with protein sequence MPAGFPSDIRDGAVERFLAGASAREVCDWAEDVCGRRPSVDTVGNWVAAKRRGQSFDGTRRAYDAETIAKVVARRLTSQATVREIAVEFDVNDTAALTWTKRYWPDDDDRDSAASMTFDEAFAATMERVSKHRKVQRNHQQQRVDEAADAKRPPRPVNEWLPGPGPIDDIADLPSDMDELKKLVVEMRDRETVKDAIIQVLMSDGEPQGKGNVRGGESRGKDDVRDGELSTAAKAAVVVALTDAHGFSIAKACAVVGIAQSTFYYHRHTHTKVVHQREQRRAALKPLILQAAAESGQSYGYRRIHAWLKIMGHTVSEKIVRTLMEELGCRPPAKASGKYSSYTGETDHKPANLLLIAPTDNSDDDGDADVDVARPVVAPSQYFIDHADAQGLTHDFHADAPWEKIGTDVTEIHCPDGKLFLSAAIDFYDGMPIAVTMSTSPNHDLVAEMIARIDEVKTRRGTTDHPFRSWWALPQ encoded by the coding sequence ATGCCCGCAGGGTTTCCATCTGATATCCGCGATGGTGCGGTTGAGAGGTTTTTGGCTGGGGCGTCTGCCCGTGAGGTCTGCGACTGGGCTGAAGACGTATGTGGTCGCCGACCATCGGTGGACACGGTCGGCAACTGGGTTGCGGCCAAACGCCGCGGCCAGTCCTTTGATGGCACGCGACGCGCCTACGACGCTGAGACCATCGCGAAGGTTGTAGCACGCAGGTTGACCTCGCAGGCGACGGTGCGTGAGATTGCCGTGGAGTTCGATGTCAACGACACCGCAGCACTGACCTGGACGAAGCGGTACTGGCCAGACGATGACGACCGCGATTCGGCAGCGTCGATGACCTTCGACGAGGCGTTTGCGGCGACAATGGAACGCGTGAGCAAACACCGCAAAGTCCAACGCAACCATCAACAGCAGCGAGTCGATGAAGCAGCCGATGCGAAAAGGCCACCCCGGCCAGTCAACGAGTGGCTGCCAGGGCCTGGACCGATAGACGACATCGCTGATTTACCCAGTGACATGGACGAGCTGAAAAAGCTCGTTGTCGAGATGCGCGACCGGGAAACAGTCAAAGACGCCATTATCCAAGTGCTCATGAGCGACGGTGAGCCGCAGGGAAAAGGCAACGTCCGTGGCGGTGAGTCGCGGGGAAAAGACGACGTCCGTGACGGGGAACTGTCCACCGCGGCGAAAGCCGCAGTGGTGGTTGCCCTCACGGACGCCCACGGGTTTTCCATCGCCAAAGCATGCGCGGTTGTCGGGATTGCGCAGTCGACGTTTTACTACCACCGACACACCCACACGAAGGTGGTGCACCAGCGCGAACAGCGCCGCGCTGCACTCAAACCGCTGATCTTGCAGGCAGCAGCCGAATCCGGGCAAAGCTACGGCTACCGGCGCATCCACGCCTGGCTGAAGATCATGGGGCATACAGTGTCGGAAAAGATCGTGCGTACCCTCATGGAAGAGCTTGGGTGCCGCCCGCCGGCGAAAGCGTCGGGCAAATACTCCTCCTACACCGGTGAAACCGACCACAAACCCGCGAACCTGCTGCTGATCGCCCCAACCGACAACAGTGACGATGATGGGGATGCGGATGTGGATGTGGCCCGGCCGGTTGTTGCACCGTCGCAGTACTTCATCGACCACGCCGACGCTCAGGGGCTGACCCACGATTTCCACGCGGATGCCCCGTGGGAGAAAATCGGCACCGACGTCACCGAAATCCACTGCCCAGACGGCAAATTGTTTCTGTCGGCAGCGATCGATTTCTACGACGGGATGCCGATTGCGGTGACCATGTCAACATCACCGAACCACGACTTGGTCGCCGAGATGATCGCGCGAATCGACGAGGTAAAAACCCGACGAGGCACAACCGATCATCCATTCCGATCGTGGTGGGCTCTACCGCAGTGA
- a CDS encoding bifunctional [glutamine synthetase] adenylyltransferase/[glutamine synthetase]-adenylyl-L-tyrosine phosphorylase, with amino-acid sequence MTSPAVSPAKLGLTSPRAAEDLQELSLIDEASLYTLAGAGDPDLALNNAHRLHAALGDGWGELLDALRANPVFRTRFFALLGGSTALSDHLIANPGEWRSLLEEVPDGPEIFRTMLAAVGVDADGPGLYRAGADAGASLAAGQGGVNVAKQALRTAHRTLVMRIAAADLAGTFAAVKGHGEGEPMRYAVTTERLTQLADAALTAALSVAVRDVYGDDEIDAELAVIAMGKCGAGELNYISDVDVVFVAEPATPKIARVAAEMMRIGSACFFEVDANLRPEGASGALVRTLDSHVSYYKKWAETWEFQALLKARPMTGTMALGRSYSEALSPLVWEASQRDSFVEDVQAMRRRVLENVPADVRSRELKLGPGGLRDVEFAVQLLQLVHGRIDDSLRARNTLAALAALAEAGYVGREDAKVLTEAYEFLRLLEHRLQLQRFKRTHQLPETDDERRNRWLARAAGFTADSRGTANEALHRELKRVRRDVADLHERLFYRPLLSAVADMTVGEATLSADAVKAQLAALGYRHPARAFDHLSALVKGSSRKAKLQAILLPTLMHWLADTADPDQGLLNYRKLSEAAVDRSWFLRMLRDEGVASQRLMHILGTSPYAADLIIAAPDAVKLLGDGSNGPRLLDAAPDQVHKAIIASAKRHQADPDKAVSVARALRRAELARIASADLLGLMEVRQVCLELTYVWEAVLEAALRAEVFADLASSRIDEPPARIAVIGMGRLGGAELGYGSDADVMFVAEPSESFVAEHGERGEADALAWAAKIVDQMRARLSKPSGDPPLEVDLGLRPEGRSGAVVRTIASYERYYREWGEVWERQALLRAAVVAGDRGVGDTFLQAIDSFRYPEGGAAPADMREIRRIKARVDNERLPRGADRATHTKLGRGALADVEWTVQLLTMQHAHTHEELRTPSTLDALDFLADLDDPAVIRGADARVLRTAWLTATRARNAIVLVTGKRTDQLPAPGPQLARVAGSAGYDPDDQQEFLEDYLRITRRAHQVVEQAFWGEVPSLEFD; translated from the coding sequence GTGACCAGCCCGGCCGTCAGCCCCGCCAAGCTCGGCCTCACCAGCCCGCGCGCCGCGGAGGACCTGCAGGAGCTTTCGCTTATCGACGAAGCTTCGCTCTACACGCTCGCCGGCGCAGGCGACCCCGACCTGGCCCTCAATAACGCGCACCGCCTCCACGCCGCCCTCGGCGACGGCTGGGGCGAGCTCCTCGACGCACTGCGCGCCAACCCGGTCTTCCGCACCCGCTTCTTCGCCCTGCTTGGCGGGTCGACGGCGCTGTCGGACCACCTCATCGCCAACCCGGGCGAGTGGCGCAGCCTGCTCGAGGAGGTCCCGGACGGCCCGGAGATTTTCCGCACCATGCTCGCGGCGGTGGGCGTGGACGCCGACGGGCCGGGGCTGTACAGGGCCGGCGCCGACGCCGGGGCTTCGCTGGCGGCGGGGCAGGGCGGAGTCAACGTCGCAAAGCAAGCGCTCCGGACCGCCCACCGCACCCTCGTGATGCGCATCGCCGCCGCGGACCTCGCCGGCACGTTCGCCGCGGTGAAGGGCCACGGCGAGGGCGAGCCGATGCGCTACGCCGTGACCACGGAGCGGCTCACGCAGCTCGCGGACGCGGCGCTCACCGCGGCGCTCTCGGTAGCCGTGCGCGACGTCTACGGCGACGACGAGATCGACGCCGAGCTCGCCGTCATCGCGATGGGCAAGTGCGGCGCGGGCGAGCTGAACTACATCTCGGACGTGGACGTCGTCTTCGTCGCGGAGCCGGCGACGCCGAAGATCGCGCGCGTGGCGGCGGAGATGATGCGCATCGGCTCCGCCTGCTTCTTCGAGGTGGACGCCAACTTGCGTCCCGAGGGAGCGTCCGGGGCGCTCGTGCGCACGCTCGACTCGCACGTGTCGTACTACAAAAAATGGGCAGAGACCTGGGAGTTCCAGGCGCTGCTCAAGGCGCGGCCGATGACCGGGACGATGGCGCTCGGCCGCTCGTATTCGGAGGCGCTCTCGCCGCTGGTGTGGGAGGCGTCCCAGCGCGATTCCTTCGTCGAGGACGTCCAGGCCATGCGTCGCCGCGTGCTGGAGAACGTGCCCGCCGACGTGCGTTCGCGCGAGCTCAAGCTCGGCCCCGGCGGCCTGCGCGACGTGGAGTTCGCGGTGCAGCTGCTGCAGCTCGTGCACGGGCGCATCGACGACTCGCTGCGCGCCCGCAACACCCTCGCCGCCCTCGCCGCGCTCGCCGAGGCGGGCTACGTCGGGCGCGAGGACGCGAAGGTGCTCACCGAGGCCTACGAGTTCCTCCGCCTGCTCGAACACCGCCTCCAGCTGCAGCGCTTCAAGCGCACCCACCAGCTGCCCGAGACCGACGACGAGCGCCGCAACCGCTGGCTCGCCCGCGCCGCCGGCTTCACCGCGGACAGCCGCGGCACCGCCAACGAGGCGCTCCACCGCGAGCTCAAGCGCGTGCGCCGTGACGTCGCCGACCTCCACGAGCGCCTCTTCTACCGCCCGCTGCTCAGCGCGGTGGCGGACATGACCGTCGGCGAGGCGACCCTGTCCGCGGACGCGGTGAAGGCCCAGCTCGCAGCGCTCGGCTACCGCCACCCGGCGCGCGCGTTCGACCACCTCTCCGCGCTGGTCAAGGGCTCCTCACGCAAGGCGAAGCTGCAGGCCATCCTCCTGCCCACGCTCATGCACTGGCTCGCCGACACCGCCGACCCGGACCAGGGCCTGCTCAACTACCGCAAGCTCTCCGAGGCGGCGGTGGACCGCAGCTGGTTTTTGCGCATGCTGCGCGACGAGGGCGTCGCGTCGCAGCGCCTCATGCACATCCTGGGCACCTCGCCGTACGCCGCCGACCTCATCATCGCCGCCCCGGACGCGGTAAAGCTCCTCGGCGACGGCTCGAACGGCCCCCGCCTCCTCGACGCCGCCCCGGACCAGGTGCACAAGGCCATCATCGCCTCGGCGAAACGCCACCAGGCGGACCCAGACAAGGCCGTCTCGGTCGCCCGCGCCCTGCGCCGCGCCGAGCTCGCGCGCATCGCCTCGGCGGACCTCCTCGGGCTCATGGAGGTGCGCCAGGTCTGCCTCGAGCTCACCTACGTCTGGGAGGCGGTGCTCGAGGCCGCCCTGCGCGCCGAGGTGTTCGCAGACCTCGCATCTTCGCGTATCGACGAGCCTCCGGCCCGCATCGCCGTCATCGGCATGGGCCGCCTCGGCGGGGCCGAGCTCGGCTACGGCTCCGACGCGGACGTGATGTTCGTCGCCGAACCGAGCGAGAGCTTTGTCGCCGAACACGGGGAGCGCGGGGAGGCGGACGCACTCGCTTGGGCCGCGAAGATCGTCGACCAGATGCGCGCGCGCCTGTCCAAGCCGTCCGGCGACCCGCCCCTCGAGGTGGACCTCGGTCTGCGTCCCGAGGGCCGCTCCGGCGCGGTCGTGCGCACCATCGCGAGTTACGAGCGCTACTACCGCGAGTGGGGCGAGGTGTGGGAGCGCCAGGCCCTGCTGCGCGCGGCCGTCGTCGCCGGCGACCGCGGCGTTGGCGACACGTTCCTGCAGGCCATCGACTCGTTCCGCTACCCGGAGGGAGGCGCGGCGCCCGCGGACATGCGGGAGATCCGCCGCATCAAGGCCCGCGTGGACAACGAGCGCCTGCCCCGCGGCGCCGACCGCGCCACCCACACCAAGCTCGGCCGTGGCGCCCTCGCGGACGTGGAGTGGACGGTGCAGCTGCTCACCATGCAGCACGCCCACACGCACGAGGAGTTGCGCACGCCGTCCACGCTCGATGCGCTCGACTTCCTCGCCGACCTCGATGACCCAGCCGTCATCCGCGGCGCCGACGCGCGGGTCCTGCGCACCGCCTGGCTCACCGCCACGCGCGCCCGCAACGCGATCGTGCTGGTCACAGGGAAGCGCACCGACCAGCTGCCGGCGCCGGGCCCGCAGCTCGCGCGGGTCGCCGGCTCCGCGGGCTACGACCCCGACGACCAGCAGGAGTTCCTCGAGGACTACTTGCGCATCACCCGCCGCGCCCACCAGGTGGTGGAGCAGGCGTTCTGGGGAGAGGTGCCTTCGCTCGAGTTCGACTGA